tTATCTGCACCTACTTCAAATTTACCTGTAGGGTTTTTGGACATAGAGTTGCTGCTACTATAAAGTGAGTCTTCTGGAATATTTCCTATCAGCCTGTACATTCTGTATTGTAACTTTTAGAGATCACCATTGTGCAAAAAACAGTTATAATAAAACCTGTTTGATAAATTTGGACTAACACGGGAACTAATTACCTAAGCACCAAAAAAATGGGCTCAATTCCACAAATTCATCAGCTTAGTGTTTTCTTAGGCGAGGCTGGCATGTTTTCAGTATTTCAAGAAGACACATTACTAGatatgctttttctttatatatttaataaagtTATATATCAACAACTTTTGGATTTGTACTTTTGTTTGAGCACTTATCGTTTTGGCAAAAGTGAAATATTAAATACTAGTACTAGACATGCATTCCTTTCATTCAAGCTTAAGAAAACATTTACAAAGTTGACAGATAACATTTATTAAAACATGTTATACAAAAAAGGGGCATGGGACTCTTctataagaagaaaatattgaACAGTAACATTAAGTTAAAACCATGCTGTACAATTAGGACAGCAATATTTATAGACAAAACTATTCAACCTCTGCAATACAAGCATAACATCTCACAAAATATCAAGATATGCAAATTTACTATTATAAATGACTTGTTTAGAATAAAAACTTATAGCTCATTAAGGAAGATTCACTTGACTTGCATAAACAGTTACATTTCTGGAAGAAATATGGAATCCcatgattaataaaaaaaaggagcagcAATCGACAGACACCGGCTTCAAGCAAAAATCAGAACTTACAACTGTATCACATTAAAAATATACCATTTCGTTCTCCACCATCTTCCCCTAGGGCACTGACAGTTCACAGCTTGTAGCTAAAGAAGCCTAGCTATACAATGAagcatttaaatgacaaaaaaaccccaactttcctGTGTTGTTTTGAGAAAGGTTCCAATTCTGTTAAAGCAAAATACTCAATATACTGCTGTAGGCTCTCATAATTCAGAGACAGGTCACCAATCTGGCAGCAACGCAAAAGTTGAGATTACAAGATCTGACGTGCGTCCATTCTTTCAGGCTCAATACTACAGGGACATCAAGTACTTGTTTTATAGTGAGAAACCCACTACATCAGCCTTTGATCATCTGCCTTGCTTTTGGTATGGGACAAAGTTTCTCAACCCCAGAAACGCCTCGGATGAAAAAAAGCTAAGACCAAGAATTGTACTGACAGTACCTTCTACCTGCAGTCTACCTGCTCACCCATAAAACAAACAaggtaatgtttaaaaaaacaaaacaaaaccccaacagtGGTGTGTGAAATAGGAACCTCCTTCCTCAAAAGGGTCAGACATACACCTAAACAGAGATCTTAACCCTGCTAATAGCTGAATTTTTCAAAATGGCAGTTACACAGATTCCATAATAATTAATATCTTAGTTACAAAATGGAATGAAAAGGAACTTAGCTGTAGTATCATGAAGTGTTCTTACCACTGACAGGACAATGAATGGCTTCACAGTAGCAGGAAATTCTGAAAGCCTCCTGTCTGTACAATGATTCTGGTTTTCAGAAGGCATTCACTGTACTATAGCCAACAGTGAGCGATACAAAAACTCACAAATGTTTCTAAGCCATATCATTAAAGATGATGAAGCTTAAGGGAAGATTAATTAAATTTATCATATACATATGCattcatattttttatatatatatatatttatatacgtatcccttcccttctccccacaaACAAGAAATAATCTCCTGTATCTTGAACAAGACCACTCCATTAGCAAAGATCATTAAGAGCTTGACAGAAGCTGCATCTGCAGATCTTGGTTTACTATTGTCACGGCTCGGCCGGCCTGGCCACTGAAACCaaggacagatgctctccccacctctctctccaaggccATAATTGCagggttttggtagcagggggctgcaAAGGTAACATGTGGCAGGAGTTTGCCAACTGCCCTGTGCTAGTCAAAACAGGTGCTAGCCTGCACTGAAACTGATGTAAACGATCCGTTTCATGCCAAAACTTCAACCAGAGGTGCACACAGTGCCTCTGCttaaacatatttaagaaagagtgGCGGCTGCTGGCAAGAGGTGCAGGGAGACACATAAGAAGAAGATACTCCTGGGGAAGAAACACGTGTGGAGAAACTGAAGAGCTGCTCTTGGGAAAATACATGGAGAAGACACTGAGGACATGTACAGAGACACACTCACAGAAGGACGCGCTCCATGCCTGAGAAGGTTCACTCCTGAGGGCGCCCTGGCCCGAAGGTGagccatgccagagcaggtacaCCTCTGAAGGAACTGAGACTGAGGCCCCTAGGAGACCCAAGTTGGAACAGGCACTGAAGGGACTATGGCCCGGTGTCACCATGAGCACTGACACCGACCAGAGCAGCAGAGGACACCCACCAAGAAGTGACGAGTGTCAGACAAGCCAGTACGCATGAGCCCAACCTCCTGTGTGATCCCTCACCTCACTACAAGAACGGGCACGGACTGAGCACGATGCTCCGTGAAcacaggggaggcagggaggagatgtCCTGGTGTGAGGGTGTTAGACTTAAGTTAAGcctgaggaagggggagaaaaggtgtttcaataattttttgttatctttttccCCTAATACCTGAATCAGTGATTAGAATTTTGTCaaatggcaataaattaaattcaggaAAAACACCACAGGACAACTGTTTTGCCTTCAATAAGGAAAAGTAAGGATTTTAGACACGTATCTCAAGCTTCCCTTAAATCATCAATCCTCTCAACTAGATCTCCTAACAACCGTATCAGTATTTCCCTGCAATCAATTGGTTTTATGTAAATTAACATCAGAATGCCTAGTGCTACAAAATCAGCGGAGCAACATTTGTTGGACTTTCAAGACAATGTCACAATACGGGGTAAAACAGTAATAGGCAAATATTAAAAAGTTACTATTCATGCTAAGTCATTAAAAAAGGACATGGTTCTATAATATGATCTACTGGACCTGTTATAAAACCTTTAAAGTGTCTCTCGCAGTacgttttattttaaagctttatttcaaaGTACTCAAACTGTAAATAGGAGTAATGTTTAACTTTGAAGTGTCCCATAGAAAAGTCATTCCAAGCTGGtaaaagaaacagttttgctgGCAGCTCTGTAGGATGGTCTGGgtttaacagaaataattttttgcttttttcagccTGGTGTTTCTGACCAGCCTTTTTTTATGGTTAAATGGGAAGAGGTACCCTTAACCTTTTAATGCAACACTGAAGTGACAATTTGAAAGGGGTTGAGAACTAATGTAATATACAAGATAATTCTTGAAATGAGTATGAGAATACCTTCCCCCAAATGTGATGATGGTACTTGCAGAAATGACACCCTGTATGTAGTAAGGCCTTGGAGAATGGAAAAATAGGGCCACTGAGTGCAAGAACCCTTTCTTCTACACTCATGTAAACAGGCAagcattataattattttttttttatattaaaaaagacagTGTTAGCAGTGTGGAAACAAACCATATAGGGAATATAATTTCTAAGTTTAAAAAACATACCTATAAagttttatggtttgtttttgtttttttgtttttttttttttttttttttaaatacaaagtgcTTCTATACATTAAGCAGGTTACAGTGTTAGTGAGCAAATCCCTGTTTAGTTACCTTGATTACAAGGGTTATATATGGCCACCATGGTATATCGTAGAGTTCAATTAAGTGCTCAGAATAGGAACTCTGTGGTGCTGaccatttgtgcccattgccaGCAATGGGTTCATCATATTTGGGAATATCTGTTTTAACAAAATTCCATAtgaaaaaatatctgaagcaTTAGAAGATTAAGAATTaagagccttttaaaaaaaaaaaaaaaaatcaaagtttttaaGTAGAATGCCAGAAAAGAAGTTACAGTAATTACAGCCCACTGAGTAGTAAACCCCCAGCTTGTACCAGACATTCATGTTCAGGATACAGTTCAGTTGTATCTTAAGACAATTTGTAACTGGGAGTTCAAAAAAGCTTCTAAATAGTAATTATCTTTGTGTGTGTTTACTTCACCATACAGGGTCATCTGTTTAAGTACGTTATCCTGCATACTGCAGTATCTAATACATAAACTGGGGCCAGAGAGGCTTATGCCTTTGATGCTGGTTAACTTTTCCCCCCCCGTTACCAGCACTGTACTTGGACACCACCTCTTTCTATTATTATAGTCTATGCATGCTCTAAAGGCTCTTTCCTtttcataaaacatttcagtaaaCTACAAAAGAAGGGTTAATTGCTTTTGCATAGGACTGCATTAAGCTTTCAACCCCAAAATCCTGTTGCCACCTTTACAATTGATGCATTCACTCTacctgcagagctggcagcatcTCTCAGAATTACAAACGCTCCTCCATCTGTCTCCAAGGATGAGAGCCCAGGATATAGATCCTCATCCTCACAAGGCAGAAGTGCCATTTTCCCAGCAAAAATCCAGACTTCGGACATAAGCATGGTACCATGTTCTGCAGTACCATTAATAGATCCAAATACcatactttctgcttttttccacAAGCAACTTGATTTGAAGAGGTAATCAACTCTGGCTGCTCGTGATCACGTGTAACCAGTCACAGTAGTTCAGTACCAAGAATGTGTATTATAGTTCTTACTATTCAAAGAGTCAAGAACTAAAAGTATAAATACCTATCAATGACTAAATTATTTTCCTAGAGCAGGTTTCTAATACTAGATAGAAGTTCTCAAAGAAGTTTTTGTACCAACAAAAAGTAAATTCGTGAAACCACAGAGTTTGGTACTTGCTACTGTAGTAAGCCACAAAAATCTGAACAGAAAACTACAGTTTATATATTTGATTATTTTGGATAAGTTCCAAATGTtacatcttactttttttttttctttttggcaagaCATACTTATTGCATACACTTCTAGAAGCTCTCACGATGTAACAATCAAAATCAACTCAAGCCAAGAGTCATAGAGCATTAGACCCTAGAGGAGCAAAGACAAATTATACTTAATACAGACTAAAATTTATATACTGCTCAACTATATTTAAGTGCTTTACAGACTCTAAATAGAAATTGGCACAAAATTAGACAACATTTGTTTTACTGAAGATGGataaaaaaatggaagacagaTAAAGGAAAGCCAAACCATCTTTAACGCAGCCTTTCATTAAGCAATACAGCAAAGGCTATTTAATGACGTAGGCAATCTAATGACACGTTAAGTGTGTTGGTAGTCTCCAGTTTGAGGTGgaatcttaatttattttctttttcattaaaatgtctATCATATAACCTGGACTGACCATCCTGGTTCTCTTTTTCATTAAGTAGGGCTACTTGAATTCCTGCTTCATGTAAGTATTTGCAGGATTTGGGTCAATTTAGAGCTGGGTTTTGCTGTGAATTTAGAATACTTAGAAATAACAACAGGGCTTCTAAATACTGCTGTGATTACAATCAATGTCACAAAGACCTTCCAGACCTCATTTTGCAAACACCTTTCAGATTAACCATTTGCACTTCACACATCGAACACCTGGAGTAAtactgtggaaaataaaataaaggtttgGTCTGCTCATACCAGCATAATCattaaaacttgttttttttgagaatttaCAATAGCAAGTACCAGACATTATTTGCATAATTAGTTTATTTTGCTTACTCTACTACACAAATGTAAGCACTAATGTCTTAGTTCATTTCAGTAGTACTCTGCTCAGCTTTAGAAGCTTGATATGACTTGGTACAAGAGGTCACATGCCGATGAAAACTGTCCCGCCACATAAATCTTTTCCCACAGATGTTACACTCATATGGTTTTATGCCTGTATGAATTTTCATATGGCCTACAAGATGgtgtttcattttgaatttcTTACCACAGACACCACAGCCATAAGGTCGAAGACCAAGGTGCATACTCATATGCCGATCTCTCTGACTTTTGTGTGTAAAGCTTTTACCACACTGACAAGGATACAGCTTATCAGCATGCGAGAATCCAGTGAGGGATGTTTCTTCTTTAATTCCCGTAGCCATTTCGATGCCTTCACCATAGCCTGCTGCTATCATAAGATCCTGTCTGTGGGCACTTAAATTTCCATCTGCCCTTTCCCCAGAAAATTCTTCCATAGACGAGCCATAGAAGTCAACTTGTTCATCATAATTACTTTCATCTGCCTGTTCATCAAATTCTGCTTCCATCTTTTTGTCACCTATATGAAAGTCTTCAACACCTGAAGACTGGATTGAATGATCTGCCTGAATGGCATTCATGGATTCAGAAACTTGGTGTTCATCATAGGGATTATCAACACCTTCACAGTCTTGTTCAAATCTTTCTGGTTTCACATGGATCCACCGCTTGTGAGACATGATGCTGGGTTTGCTGTACATGGGTCTAGTATACTGATACTCTGCACTATCACTAGTTCCTTCTTCACCATCCTGACTTGTCATTCCAGTGCTGAGTCTATCATGTTCTGTTGAAGAATTACTGGGAAGGTACTCGTGTTCTGTCAGTTGACATGACAGTTCATCTTTAGAGCTCTCTTCTTCATTTTCACCATCCCTTAGCTCCTGCACTTTGTGGAATTCCGTCTGTCCTCCAGACCCAAGTTCAAAGGTTTCAACAAGGCCATTGTAACTACTACTGCTCGGGGACTGATGATCACTGCCATGGTTCATCTTCTGACACAGAACTGTTGGGTTCCCCTCTAGCACTTCAGTGCATTTATCCACTACATGCCACATCTGAAGGAAACTTGCTGCtgtcaaataactaacaattTCTGGAGCAGGCATTACCAGCCGACCTGTGTAGGTAGACAGAAGAATGTTTTCAAATACTCTGGGATTCATCACATCAGGCAGGACTATTCGCCTGCTGTTTTTCAGGAGAACCTGATCACAGAAGTAAGGTGAACTAGCTGCAAGAACAGCTTTATGGGCTCTGAAGAGATGGCCCTGAACTACAATGGACACATCACATAATTGTCCTTGCTGGCGTTGCTGGTTTAACTTCTGCAAAATAGTGCTAGAAAAATCTGGAAATTCCACTCGAAAAGAGCTTGACCCAGACTCCATTTCATTACAAATTTAGTGTTGTGCtgcaagggaaacaaaaaaaaaataatcagaaatccTGTTTAGTAAAGTACTgatctttccatttccttctacactttttcttttttctttaagaaataacaCTTAAGCAGACTCATATGGAACTCATGAGTTGAGACTCATATGGAACATATGGAACATTTTCTGGAACCTATGCCACTGCTGTACTTCTCTTTCTCCTACCCcacctcatttttctcttttctgaaagtTGTAATGAGGCTACAAATTGCTACGCCAGCACATTTGCTTGTGCTTCTTCTATCCAAGAGGACTCATCAACTATAGCAGGAGCTACAAACAAGACGTTACCCAGTTGAGATACATTAAGCATTTCAAGCATGAATCTAGCATAACAAAACCAGTTATTTGATGAAATAGCAGTAGAGTTCTTACTCCAGGATGTCCCAGAGTTTATAGCACCATATGAAAGATTCTGCGTTTCAACTGCCAACAAAAGCATCTCATCTATCCCCCAATAAAGACTGACTGTACTCTTACGAAATATTCCACCTtaaatgaagttttcaaaagCCAACATATTGATTCATACAATGACAAAGGCAGCACAGATAGAACCCTAGTGAGAATGAGAATTATGATTCTTCTAGTGATATTTCCCTGTTGTTTTATTAACTGAAAGGTGGAATAGCAGTATCTTCTACAGTTGCAGGTCTATAATCCAATCTTCTAATTCTGAGCTTTTTCAGATGTTATTATAACATTCCTTACTTTAAGAAAAACCTCatagaatttaaaatgttaatcatGAAAGTGATAGCTCTGctgtacagaatttttttctgcatgcaccTTGTATATTTGTAACAATGCAACAACTATATACTAGGAGCTCAGTTAAGAGCTCACAGATTTTAATGTTTGTATTCCCACATGATTCAGAAGTCTTATTACACTTAACAGTCTTTTAAGCAGTAAtactttattctttaaatgcctaCTTTAAAACTTAAATTGAAGTCGAGATAAATTTGCATGTTACTGTGATtagaaataataacagaaaattaaatgcaactaCAGAAGACCAACATTAACTGCCTGAATAAGTTAAACTTGTGCAATTTTTCAATTTGATAATGCGTAAATTGAATACAAAGGAATTCCAGAAGATCCATGGAGTAACAAGTTCTGTTTCTCATAAGTGTGAAAGTGCCAAAGTTTTAACAGATGGGGCTGCACACTTGAGAAAGAATATCTAATAAATTAGCAGATAGTTTATACATACAGAATTTAAAGCACTTTGTTAATATGGTACAAAAATAGAATTTGCCTTACAAACAGTTGGAGGACTCTGAAATAAAAGTACTTCTACGGAAATGTGGAATTGAGAAAATATGATTACGAATCCCTGCTACAGAGAGCCCGTACAGTAACAACAGCACTCCCTGTACAGTTACGTAGCCACCAACAAAAATCCGTTCGTTTGGTACGCTGTGCTAAAATGCTGGCACGTTGGCACAAAATGTATGACTGCTAagtgcaggaaaagcagcagtgtttgcttaaaaaatacagaCTACATAGGAGTGATTATGTAAATCACTCAAAGTTTAATCAACAGCTCATGATTACATAATCCCTTCCTTACCATTTGGATCTGTTTTCCAACTCATATTCTTGACAACTCTCCCCCACTCCCCCAAGAACTCAGTGTTCCATCTGCAAAGCTTCAGAGCTAGAAAAGGATGACAAGCACACGGAGCACAGTGAACGCAGATCGTTCACTATTATCTCCCATCACGGTGGCTAGGGCTTCCGTAGAGCATGGGAGTCAGAAAGCCATCAAGACTTTTCAATAAATGCAGGCCCAAACTCCTTATAAACACTGAAACCGGCATCTTCTGCAGAACCGTGAGAATTACGcctttacatttccttttaatttttcactaGAAGCATGGTATAAATCCAACTCTTATAAAGGTCTCTGAAGAAAACCAACTGGGAAGAATAACCTGTTATTTACAAAACCCATTTGTAACCATAAATAATCACAGCAACATAGTCAGAAGGAAAAAGGTACATTTTTGACCacagtttccttctttcttcaaatTTTACACTAATTTCCAATGCTGGGTAGCAGGAGGAACTGAAAGAACTGAATAAAGCTCCCACTGGAGGACAGTCAAATGACTAAAAATTTTGTAGTTGAGCACTCTACCTTGCTGTATGCAGTCACACTCGCTTTTACATTTTCCTAAACTGCTTCTGTTTTACTGGTTGAAACAATTGTTTAACTTAAGACACGTGTACCAACTACCTTGGCACCCTCACATTTTAGGTGAGGGTAAgtcataacttttttttattatttttttaaaaaaccccacttggTGGCAGAAGGCAGTTTTCCTACAAATACTGCTTCACATAAGTTACGGGTGAGCAATTACATCCTGAAGGCACTAACCAAGACACTTCAACTGAGGCAACAGCCTAAAACTTGCAAATCTTGCATGCCACTACTTTCAAGTGCTTTGAATAACAGTGTTATGAAAGAGGAAAGCCCTTTGCATCACGCATTTGTATTACTCCCCAGAGAGTCCTCAGCTTTGTCTCTCACAGCTTGCTTTAACTATTTGACAAGGTAAAAATGATTATGCATATCCTTGAACAATTTTCTTGAGATGTATTCCCAAAAGCATACAGAAATTTTCACATGAAggtgcaaaacagaaaacagcccCATTTCCCCACCTTTCGAGTGAAATAAAAAGTCTAGGGACAGTAACCAACTCACCTGAAGTGAATTACCACAAACTGTCATATCTCAAGCgtaactgtggaatttggattgAATACTACTACATTTATAACCTAGCTACCATATAACCACTTTTAGCTAGTCCAAGAACATTCTGTATGATTGTCAATATAAGTGGTTCAGTAGTCTGAACGGTTCTTGATTTAGTAAATACAATGGAATATTAGAaacagcagatttttaaattacttccttGGAAAAGGAATCTCTGAAAAGCCTGCAGTTCAGCTGATCTTCTTCAAGTTGTCACCGCCATAACAGCAGAAGATCACTTTTAAACGTACAGTCTTCAGCACTCCtcagtttttttcctcaaagcatCAATCCTGCTATGTACCCATACAACCAGTCCACTTCAGGAGAACAAACCAGCTACCCATGTTTTTCCAGAGAATACTATGCCTGACAGTTaaattgttaatttttctttctgctttgcttaaaaCAACTTGACAATGTTATTTAAGTACTTCAATCAGTTACCTTATACCTAGTGTACATTATAAAATAACTACCTTTTTTAAACAAtcagattttggttttatgcaGACGCAGTTCTTTACCTCCTTTCAGAATATTCTCAGATTTTAGACTCTATTTTTCAATACTTACCTAAAAAAAAGGTAAGACTTCAGGATACATTCAACTCATATTTAGAGAGACATGTCTATAGATCTTATATAATTACTGCTAAACTGCTGTCTTTCAGTGAGGGCTCAGCATGCCACCACAGAAACAATTCCAGGTGGGAGCAGacttttctatattttaaattctCATGAAAGCTACAGCCATCAAAatgtaagtaaaatattttctattagtCAAGCCACACACGTCAAGAAAACTTTGTTTTTCCAAACAGGTTTCACTTCCTCCTTTTACAATCCGTTCtgcttctgcattttctttattccagCTCATAACGAACAaagtctttctcttttcattaagaaaaaaaatgaatctccGTGCTGCAACACTGAGCAAAACACACAAGGTACACAGttttgcttaaaagcaaaattactttgaaaagtgCTAACAGGTAATAACTTCAGTTCTCCGTACATAGAGATTCTGAAGAACTTGATCTCTTACATCTGCCAGGGCAGAACGCCACAGCACCGGCTGCTGCGGGCGCACCGGCGAGGCCCGTTGCAGGCCCCGGCCGCAGCCCGGCCAGGCCCCGGTGCCGGCGTCCCCcacccccggtgccagccccgccGACCAGCTCTCCCCGGCACAGGACCCGGAGCGGACCACGTCCAGAATCCGCCTCTCGCGGCCCCTCGGGGacagccgggaggcggcggggagcggtaAGGCCTCACTCGCCGTCCCGCCTTACAATGGGCCCGCACAGAACGGAGGCCCGGCGGGCAGCGCGGCCTCCCGCGGGGCCGTGCCTCACCTGCGAGCCTTGGAGTCTCTTCGCATACCGGAATGCAGCCCCGGCCTCAGCGCTCGGTGCGACCGGCACCACCTCCGCGCCCCAGCCCGGCCGACACCGGAAGCGGCCCCCTCACTTCCTGTGAAGAACTTCCGCGTCCCGGTCACGTGACGGCTCGGGGCGGACACCTCGAGCGgccccggaggggcggggcggagggcggGGCACGGGGGAGGGGTTTCCccgccctccgccccgccccctccgggcCGCTCCGCCGGGTCCTTGTGCCCGCCGCCCGCTGCCCGTTTGCATTGCCAGAAACCGCcccaaaaagggaggaaaagcgCCGACCCTTGGGAATACCAGCGTTGCTTGCATATTCCTGGAGGAGAAATAAAGGATCATTTACACGTATTGACTGTGTCGTCACGTCCGCCAGCGGTTCTCGTGCAGACGGGGGTTTTTGAGCAGCCAGCAGATTCATGCCCAGAAAAAAGACCAAATGGGATTGCGGCCAAAGAATAAATTAGTTTCGCAAAACTAAAGCTAAACTAGCATTCGGTGGTAGCAACTAAAGAGACCATTATCATTTAATCGAAATGTCTCAATTGTTGAAAAATGTTGCTACAAGGCTGAGACTAATAAATGCACTGTGATTTCTTAACGAACAATA
The genomic region above belongs to Larus michahellis chromosome 15, bLarMic1.1, whole genome shotgun sequence and contains:
- the ZBTB43 gene encoding zinc finger and BTB domain-containing protein 43, encoding MESGSSSFRVEFPDFSSTILQKLNQQRQQGQLCDVSIVVQGHLFRAHKAVLAASSPYFCDQVLLKNSRRIVLPDVMNPRVFENILLSTYTGRLVMPAPEIVSYLTAASFLQMWHVVDKCTEVLEGNPTVLCQKMNHGSDHQSPSSSSYNGLVETFELGSGGQTEFHKVQELRDGENEEESSKDELSCQLTEHEYLPSNSSTEHDRLSTGMTSQDGEEGTSDSAEYQYTRPMYSKPSIMSHKRWIHVKPERFEQDCEGVDNPYDEHQVSESMNAIQADHSIQSSGVEDFHIGDKKMEAEFDEQADESNYDEQVDFYGSSMEEFSGERADGNLSAHRQDLMIAAGYGEGIEMATGIKEETSLTGFSHADKLYPCQCGKSFTHKSQRDRHMSMHLGLRPYGCGVCGKKFKMKHHLVGHMKIHTGIKPYECNICGKRFMWRDSFHRHVTSCTKSYQASKAEQSTTEMN